The sequence CATATGAAGCACCAGCTTCATCCCTTAACACTTCGCCGTTTACTTCTGCGTTAAAAAAGGTGCCATCCTTCTTTACAAAAAAATATTCTTGTGGACCAAGAGATTTGTTGAACATTAATTTTGTATTTTCAACGGCTCTTTCTCTATCAATTGGTGCAATATGAAAGACCATATTTGTACCTAACAGCTCATCAAGTGATGAATAACCGCCAACAATTAAACCGCTTATTGATTGAAAAATAATTTTTCCTTGAAGATCAGTAACAGTTACAACATCCGGCACTGCAGTAATTAGTTTACGATACAATTCCTCAGACTTTTCTAACCTTTCCTCAGCTAATTTTCTTTTTGTAATGTCCTTAACCATACAAAGTTTAAAAACAGGCGCTCCTTTTAAATCAATAATGAATGAAGCGGTTAAGCTTCCCCATTTATTTTCTCCATTTTTTGTTACATATCTTTGCTCAATCTGCAAAATCGAACTTGTGTTTAATTTCTCTGTATCTTTTTGAATTGATTCAAATGCTTTTTGTCTATCTTCAGGAAAAGTAAGTTCTGAAAAGTTTAAATTTGTCAGCTCATTTTGCGAGTAGCCTAAAAAATCTATGAACGATTCATTAACCCTAATAATTTTACCATCAAGATCTGTAATCACCATACCTATACCAGCTTTTTCAAAAATAGTCCTGAACTGTTCTTCGCTTTGCTTAAATGCAGATTCTAAGCTTGCAAGTTTTTCATTTTTTAATTCAATCTCATGCTCAAGCAACTTCAGTTCATTCGCTTGCTTTTTGATTTTTAAACTGCTTATTTTTTTTAGCTGGTAAAGTTTGTAGGCTACAACTGTTAAAATAAGCGCCAAGATTAAATTAGTTAGAAGGGAAAAAATTAAAATTGTCCTGTTAGTTCCCTCCAGTTTTTTTATCATGTTATTATTTCTTTCAAGCTCATTTGTTTGTTTGATCTTTGAAATTTTAGTTACTGTTTCTTCATTATAAATTAAATCTTTAAGCGCATTATGATGATAAAATTTTAATGCATTCTTATAATTGCCAAGCTTGGAATAATAGTCGGATAATTCGTACAAGATATCTTTCTGAAATCTTTCTAATTTTACCTCGCTTGCCAGCTTAAGGTTTCTGTTAAAGAATTCAAAAGCTGCGGCGAAATTACCATTGGCTGATTTAACTTTTTCAGCAAGCTGGGTAAAATCATTTTGGGCAAAAATTACTCTGCAAATAAAAAAAAGATATATTATAAAAGTTTTAGTCATTATTCAATTTCCATTGCTGGCAATGTGAATTTAAAACTACTTCCTTTTTTAACAGTACTCTCCACCCAAATTCTTCCATTATGTTTTTCAATCATTTCCTTGCAAAGGACAAGACCAAGCCCGGTTCCTTTTTCATTTGCCGTTCCTTTAGTAGTGTACTGTGTGTCTATCCTGAATATTTTATCAATGTCTTCTTGTTTTATTCCCATACCTGTATCGCATATGTGAATTTCTACCAATCCATTAACAGCAAATGCAGAAAGGCTAACTTCGCCCCCCTGATAAGTAAATTTAATTGCGTTAGAAATAAGATTTTGCAAAACTGATTGAAGCATATTATCATCTGCCAGAATAATTAGATTTTCCGGTACACAGTTATGGATTTTGATATTTTTCTTTAAGGCATTTGCAAATTGAATATTAACCGATTCATTAATTTTATCATATAGAACGATTTTAATTGGATTATATTCTGTTCTACCAATTTGAAGTCTCGACCATTCAAGCAGGTTTTCAAGAAACTTAAATTGATTTTTTAGTGTTTTGTTTAATTCAACATTAAACTTCTTTACTTCCTCATTTGTTAATGATCCTGTATCTTCAGCAAGTATGCCGGACAATCCCAACAAACCATGGAATGGGCTTCGAAGGTCGTGGGCAATTATGGAAAAGAGTTTATCCTTACTTGCTACCAATTCCTTTAGTTTAGCTTCGGATCCCGCTAATTGTTTATTAAGACTACTTAATTCGGAAGCTTTTTCTTCAAGCAGATTTTTATTATTCACTAAATCTTCAGCATATTTTTTAAGCTGGTACTCATATTCTTTACGACTAGTAATATCAATTAGAACAACAAGTATGGCATTATAATTTTTAAAAGTGATTGGAGCGGATCTTACAACAACGGTAATCTTTTGCCCGGATTTAGCCGTTATTGAAATCTCATAATCGGGATTAGATTCACCATTAATCCGCTTTTGCATATTTTGTGCGGCAATATTTCTATATTCTTCATCAATAAAAGTAAAGACAGATTTACCGAGCATCTCTTCTTCGGCATATCCAACTACTTCCATTATAGCTTTGTTCACAAATAAAATATTTCCATGCTCGTGAACAAGAACTAGATCCGGTAAATTAGAAATTAGCGCCTTGTATTTTTTTTCGCTCTCACTTAATTCAGCTTCAATTCTTTTTCGTTCAGTGATATCAAGCGCAAGAGAAGCCATACCTATTACTTCTTCGCTTTCATTTAACAAAGGCGTATTATACCATTCACAAATAATTTCTCTGCCTTCTCCTGTAATGTTTTTATCAATCCTGAATTGATTTTCTTTGTTTTTTTTTGTTTGTTCCCAATGCATTTTTGCTGCTTGGCGTTCCTTTATCGGAACAATTAAATCGCAGGCATGCTTGTTTAGCACTTCTTCTTTACCGAAACCAAAAATTGTTTCTGCAGAGGGATTCCAATCCATCACTTTAAAATCTTTATCCCATTCTATGTATGCCAAAGGAGTTTGGTAGAAATGAAATGAAAGTTTTTGGTTATAGTTCTGCAGTTCCTTTAAAGCTTTTTTATAATTAGATACATCTCTAAATACACTCAAGAGAAGTTTTTGATTTTTCTCTAATTCTATATACGAGTTCGATAATTCGAACCAGACTTTTTTGCCATTCCATAAATTAAGTTCTCGTTCAAAGTGTGGTTGAATTGTACCTGCCGAAAACCTGGTTCGCTGCTTTTCATTCATTATACTTTGATAATCAGCAGCATAAATAATTGTAAAAGGATTGCCTTCTAA comes from Ignavibacteriales bacterium and encodes:
- a CDS encoding PAS domain S-box protein; the protein is MTKTFIIYLFFICRVIFAQNDFTQLAEKVKSANGNFAAAFEFFNRNLKLASEVKLERFQKDILYELSDYYSKLGNYKNALKFYHHNALKDLIYNEETVTKISKIKQTNELERNNNMIKKLEGTNRTILIFSLLTNLILALILTVVAYKLYQLKKISSLKIKKQANELKLLEHEIELKNEKLASLESAFKQSEEQFRTIFEKAGIGMVITDLDGKIIRVNESFIDFLGYSQNELTNLNFSELTFPEDRQKAFESIQKDTEKLNTSSILQIEQRYVTKNGENKWGSLTASFIIDLKGAPVFKLCMVKDITKRKLAEERLEKSEELYRKLITAVPDVVTVTDLQGKIIFQSISGLIVGGYSSLDELLGTNMVFHIAPIDRERAVENTKLMFNKSLGPQEYFFVKKDGTFFNAEVNGEVLRDEAGASYGMVFIARDITERKQSEQRLKRYAEELKVLNASKDKFFSIVAHDLKSPFLGLLGFANILLLEFDTLDSSEIRKFVGDIHRITNSIYKLVENLLSWSRLHTNRIEFKPESISLYENLIQSINLLFANAANKNIQIKNMVADKLKVYTDENMLQSILENLLSNAIKFTNEGGLINISAIEKTTEVEICIEDNGVGLEEENIKNLFKIEKHYTTRGTANEEGTGLGLIICKEIVKKHGGKIWVESKVQSGSKFYFTLPKLQIKIDKQLDKQNSFLI
- a CDS encoding PAS domain-containing sensor histidine kinase, whose translation is MNDLRSTFSKTEQANCFLESSKHFYEILDNLRLFAVNFTPDGCIKFCNSTLLKATGWKNEDVLDKNWFDIFVNADAKYKDTYIEAIRQGLVPHQTESEIITRDGLQKLISWNNTIQRNSEDEIIGITSIGEDITERNRCEKTLLEREKIYRILIERISDGIVIVDKNGIIRFTNPAAEKLLRNPETKSPTELIGQTFQYPLSCDKPVEFEICINDKVVTTEILITRIDWLGYKDYLVTLRDISERKNAEVTLRKSEVQFRQVWENSFDGMRLVDEKGITLLVNEAFCKMCGKTKQELEGNPFTIIYAADYQSIMNEKQRTRFSAGTIQPHFERELNLWNGKKVWFELSNSYIELEKNQKLLLSVFRDVSNYKKALKELQNYNQKLSFHFYQTPLAYIEWDKDFKVMDWNPSAETIFGFGKEEVLNKHACDLIVPIKERQAAKMHWEQTKKNKENQFRIDKNITGEGREIICEWYNTPLLNESEEVIGMASLALDITERKRIEAELSESEKKYKALISNLPDLVLVHEHGNILFVNKAIMEVVGYAEEEMLGKSVFTFIDEEYRNIAAQNMQKRINGESNPDYEISITAKSGQKITVVVRSAPITFKNYNAILVVLIDITSRKEYEYQLKKYAEDLVNNKNLLEEKASELSSLNKQLAGSEAKLKELVASKDKLFSIIAHDLRSPFHGLLGLSGILAEDTGSLTNEEVKKFNVELNKTLKNQFKFLENLLEWSRLQIGRTEYNPIKIVLYDKINESVNIQFANALKKNIKIHNCVPENLIILADDNMLQSVLQNLISNAIKFTYQGGEVSLSAFAVNGLVEIHICDTGMGIKQEDIDKIFRIDTQYTTKGTANEKGTGLGLVLCKEMIEKHNGRIWVESTVKKGSSFKFTLPAMEIE